In a single window of the uncultured Erythrobacter sp. genome:
- the sufC gene encoding Fe-S cluster assembly ATPase SufC — MLTIEGLHAEVDGKEILKGLSLEIAAGEVHAIMGPNGAGKSTLANVLGGKPGYDVTAGSVTFKGEDLFELDPHERAATGLFLGFQYPVEIPGVSNVQFLREAANSQRKYRGEEPLSGGDFLKLAREKAALLKLDMEMLKRQVNVGFSGGEKKRAEMVQMGILNPAFAVLDETDSGLDIDALRVVGDGINAIMRSPDKAVLLITHYQRLLDVVKPDRVSILAGGRIVQTGGPELALRLEDEGYDAVMADA; from the coding sequence GTGCTAACGATTGAAGGCCTTCACGCCGAAGTTGACGGCAAAGAGATACTCAAAGGCCTGAGCCTCGAAATCGCAGCGGGCGAGGTCCATGCAATTATGGGGCCCAATGGCGCGGGCAAGTCGACGCTCGCCAATGTGCTGGGCGGCAAGCCGGGATATGACGTGACTGCTGGTTCGGTGACGTTCAAGGGCGAAGATCTGTTCGAACTCGACCCGCATGAGCGCGCGGCGACTGGGCTGTTCCTCGGATTTCAATACCCGGTTGAGATTCCGGGTGTTTCCAACGTCCAGTTCCTGCGCGAAGCGGCCAATTCGCAGCGCAAATATCGCGGCGAAGAACCGCTTTCGGGCGGCGACTTTCTCAAGCTTGCACGGGAAAAAGCCGCGCTGCTCAAACTCGACATGGAAATGCTCAAGCGGCAGGTGAATGTCGGCTTTTCCGGCGGTGAGAAGAAGCGTGCCGAGATGGTCCAGATGGGCATTCTCAACCCCGCCTTTGCAGTGCTCGACGAAACCGATAGCGGGCTCGATATCGATGCCCTGCGCGTTGTCGGCGACGGGATCAACGCGATCATGCGCAGCCCCGATAAGGCCGTGTTGCTGATCACCCATTACCAGCGCCTGCTCGATGTGGTGAAGCCCGATCGTGTGAGCATTCTGGCCGGTGGGCGGATTGTCCAGACGGGCGGCCCAGAACTGGCCTTGCGCCTCGAAGATGAAGGCTATGACGCGGTGATGGCTGATGCCTGA
- a CDS encoding DUF2093 domain-containing protein — protein MLMSSSDKAAKLYYGPSGFRVLRPGQHVLCAVSGEVIPLEELRYWSAEHQEAYASCEIATRRLLGEA, from the coding sequence ATGTTGATGTCCTCCAGCGATAAAGCAGCCAAGCTCTATTACGGCCCTTCCGGTTTCCGCGTTTTGCGCCCCGGCCAGCACGTCCTCTGCGCCGTTTCGGGAGAGGTGATCCCGCTCGAAGAATTGCGCTATTGGAGCGCCGAGCATCAGGAGGCCTATGCCTCTTGCGAGATCGCAACGCGCCGCCTGCTTGGCGAGGCATGA
- a CDS encoding esterase-like activity of phytase family protein, translating to MFAALALAVLCAPGTWLRTEVPRTLPTGIEFNRIAGASPTDLLQWNVAGVWHYTSDPSRFFGGFSAMLPLRDGHLRAFSDRGSRFTFTEPDLPDPAMRAPSVVLQLVAPRHSNVLWDIESVTRDPVSRDYWLGYEGAHAIHRFSVASEIEEVRFLDGEVDWYVNSGAEAMLRLSDGRFVIIPEGRGEALIYAGDPVEGGTPVTIDFTVPVEDFVVTAAAQMPDGRVLLLMRDVVWGVPPFAGLLAIADTPPTSSDTEWSADVLIHFDGVIPPENYEGLAVRGQDDGTVAVWVISDDNFSIQQRTLLVKLVFDPAADRATDLSADLSN from the coding sequence ATGTTCGCGGCGCTCGCGCTTGCAGTCCTGTGCGCGCCTGGCACTTGGCTGCGCACGGAGGTTCCCCGGACGCTACCAACCGGCATCGAGTTCAATCGCATCGCCGGAGCCTCACCGACCGATCTGCTGCAATGGAACGTCGCAGGCGTTTGGCACTACACCAGCGATCCCAGCCGCTTTTTCGGAGGATTTTCGGCGATGCTGCCGCTCAGGGACGGTCATTTGCGTGCCTTCTCCGATCGCGGCTCGCGCTTCACCTTCACCGAACCGGATTTGCCCGATCCGGCAATGCGCGCGCCCAGTGTGGTGCTTCAACTGGTTGCGCCGAGGCACTCAAACGTATTGTGGGACATCGAATCGGTCACGCGCGATCCGGTCAGCCGTGATTACTGGCTTGGCTATGAGGGCGCCCATGCGATCCACCGCTTCTCGGTTGCCAGCGAGATCGAAGAGGTCCGCTTTCTGGACGGCGAGGTCGACTGGTATGTCAATTCGGGGGCAGAGGCGATGCTGCGGCTTTCCGATGGCCGCTTTGTCATCATCCCCGAAGGCCGCGGTGAAGCGCTGATCTATGCCGGTGATCCGGTCGAGGGAGGCACGCCGGTCACAATCGACTTTACCGTGCCGGTAGAGGATTTTGTTGTCACTGCCGCCGCGCAAATGCCCGATGGCCGCGTCCTGCTGTTGATGCGTGACGTGGTCTGGGGAGTGCCGCCCTTTGCCGGACTGCTGGCGATTGCTGACACTCCGCCGACTTCGAGCGATACGGAGTGGAGCGCGGATGTTCTCATTCATTTCGACGGAGTGATCCCGCCTGAGAATTACGAAGGACTGGCGGTGCGTGGGCAAGATGATGGCACCGTCGCAGTCTGGGTGATCTCGGACGACAATTTCTCGATCCAGCAGCGCACCTTGCTGGTCAAGCTGGTGTTCGATCCAGCTGCCGATCGAGCCACCGATCTCTCGGCAGACCTGTCAAATTGA
- a CDS encoding adenosine kinase: MADTNSETRYDVIAIGNAVVDVIASCEEGLIEELQLNRGGMTLIDEARADELYDAMPPAREVSGGSAANTLAGISTLGLQCAFIGQVADDQLGKVFRHDMRATGIDFDTPAREGEPATGRVLIFVTPDGERTMNTFLGAGQFLPAAALDEDLIASAAILYLEGYLWDPEEPRRAMRRAIEVARAAGRKVAFTASESFVIDRHGDDFRAMIDDGLIDILFVNESELATLTGEDDFDAGFAAVAAKVPVLVATRSADGAVASAHGEKAVVAADPVEKVIDTTGAGDQFAAGFLAGYARGEALERCLRRGAIAAAEVISHYGPRPEADMQSLMEAKL; this comes from the coding sequence TTGGCTGATACAAATTCCGAAACCCGTTACGACGTCATCGCTATCGGCAACGCTGTCGTCGATGTCATTGCCTCTTGCGAAGAAGGGCTGATTGAGGAGCTTCAACTCAACCGAGGCGGGATGACGCTGATAGACGAAGCGCGTGCTGACGAGCTCTATGATGCAATGCCGCCAGCGCGCGAAGTGTCGGGCGGTTCAGCAGCGAACACGCTGGCCGGGATTTCGACATTGGGGCTGCAATGCGCCTTTATCGGCCAGGTTGCAGACGATCAGCTGGGCAAGGTGTTCCGCCATGATATGCGCGCAACCGGGATCGATTTCGACACGCCAGCGCGCGAAGGCGAACCGGCGACGGGCCGCGTGCTCATCTTCGTCACGCCGGATGGCGAGCGCACGATGAACACATTCCTCGGCGCGGGTCAGTTCCTGCCCGCCGCCGCGCTGGACGAAGATCTGATCGCAAGCGCCGCGATCCTCTATCTCGAAGGCTATCTGTGGGACCCCGAAGAGCCCCGCCGCGCCATGCGCCGCGCAATCGAAGTCGCCCGTGCTGCGGGCCGCAAGGTCGCCTTCACCGCTTCTGAAAGCTTCGTGATCGATCGCCACGGCGATGATTTCCGCGCGATGATCGATGATGGCCTGATCGACATCCTCTTCGTCAATGAAAGCGAGCTGGCGACGCTGACGGGCGAGGACGATTTTGACGCCGGCTTTGCCGCGGTCGCCGCCAAGGTACCGGTGCTGGTTGCCACACGCAGCGCCGATGGCGCCGTTGCATCGGCGCATGGCGAAAAGGCCGTGGTCGCCGCTGATCCGGTCGAGAAAGTGATCGACACAACTGGCGCTGGCGACCAGTTCGCGGCAGGCTTCCTTGCAGGTTATGCGCGCGGTGAAGCGCTCGAACGCTGTCTACGCCGCGGCGCAATTGCCGCTGCCGAAGTCATCTCCCACTACGGCCCGCGCCCCGAAGCGGACATGCAATCTCTCATGGAAGCAAAGCTTTAG
- a CDS encoding SufD family Fe-S cluster assembly protein yields the protein MPEVAALPTRRDEAWRYSDTDAMARIGVEALGQWREITLGDGESLRECMIVGSDQPELHRIRLTLGEGARAELFATIRGTDFTRVEVEIRLGKGAHFEFGGVTIGGGDAVREFVTQTVHASPQATSNQTVRAVHWGSATGNFLGEIKVARDAQKTDAAQDFKGLLLEAGASANAVPQLEIFADDVKCAHGATVGQLDEAARYYMAARGLSPDQAKKLLVQAFIGDALVELDDEAQREKLLNAALEALEGASL from the coding sequence ATGCCTGAAGTGGCGGCTCTTCCCACGCGGCGCGATGAGGCGTGGCGTTATTCCGATACCGATGCAATGGCACGGATCGGGGTGGAGGCGCTTGGCCAATGGCGCGAGATCACGCTTGGCGATGGCGAGAGCCTGCGCGAATGCATGATCGTCGGCAGCGACCAGCCGGAGCTGCATCGCATTCGTCTGACACTGGGCGAGGGCGCGCGCGCAGAGCTGTTTGCGACTATCCGGGGCACAGACTTCACCCGCGTTGAAGTGGAAATCAGGCTCGGTAAGGGCGCGCACTTTGAATTTGGCGGCGTTACGATCGGCGGCGGCGATGCAGTGCGCGAATTCGTGACTCAAACCGTCCACGCCTCTCCCCAAGCAACCAGCAACCAGACGGTCCGCGCGGTCCATTGGGGCAGTGCCACCGGCAATTTCCTCGGCGAGATCAAAGTCGCGCGCGATGCGCAAAAGACCGATGCCGCGCAGGATTTCAAAGGCCTGCTGCTCGAAGCCGGCGCAAGCGCCAATGCGGTCCCGCAGCTCGAAATCTTCGCTGACGACGTGAAATGCGCGCATGGCGCGACCGTCGGTCAGCTCGATGAAGCCGCGCGCTATTACATGGCCGCTCGCGGGCTCTCGCCTGATCAGGCGAAGAAGCTGCTGGTGCAGGCCTTTATCGGCGATGCGCTTGTCGAACTCGATGACGAAGCGCAGCGCGAGAAGCTGCTCAATGCGGCGCTTGAAGCGCTGGAGGGGGCATCGCTGTGA
- a CDS encoding KTSC domain-containing protein, with the protein MTASFNSSAITSASYDPDSGGLRIVFTSGRGYDFCRVPVSVWNGLCGASSTGAYYNDVIRDNYQC; encoded by the coding sequence ATGACGGCAAGCTTCAATTCATCAGCTATCACCAGTGCAAGCTACGATCCCGATTCTGGTGGGCTTCGGATAGTGTTCACGAGTGGGCGTGGGTACGACTTTTGCCGCGTTCCAGTCTCTGTATGGAACGGACTCTGTGGCGCTTCGTCGACCGGAGCGTATTACAACGATGTGATTAGAGATAACTATCAGTGCTAA
- a CDS encoding SUF system Fe-S cluster assembly protein: MNKPNDEKDFVAAPAPNDVVVKPPRARVEDAIDPDEQATEPVEKRERDYLEGFLAAKPAEDAVGGAGSDLQQAVIDALKEIYDPEIPVNIYDLGLIYGVEVDDEADAIVTMTLTTPHCPVAESMPGEVELRAASVPGIRDAEVNLVWDPPWSPEKMSDEARLELGML, from the coding sequence ATGAACAAGCCGAATGATGAGAAAGACTTCGTCGCCGCGCCTGCGCCCAATGACGTGGTGGTAAAGCCGCCGCGCGCACGGGTTGAGGATGCGATTGATCCAGACGAGCAGGCAACGGAACCAGTCGAGAAGCGCGAGCGCGACTATCTCGAAGGCTTCCTCGCGGCCAAACCTGCCGAGGACGCGGTTGGCGGTGCGGGCAGCGATCTCCAGCAGGCGGTTATCGACGCGCTGAAGGAAATTTATGACCCTGAAATCCCGGTCAATATCTACGATCTCGGCCTGATCTACGGCGTCGAGGTCGATGACGAGGCCGACGCGATCGTCACCATGACGCTCACCACCCCGCACTGTCCGGTCGCTGAATCCATGCCGGGCGAAGTCGAGCTGCGTGCCGCTTCGGTGCCGGGCATCCGCGATGCTGAGGTCAACCTTGTGTGGGATCCGCCATGGTCGCCCGAGAAGATGTCGGACGAAGCCCGCCTCGAACTGGGAATGCTGTGA
- the xseA gene encoding exodeoxyribonuclease VII large subunit: MARAPSSSDTDGLPKSLLARVPPGDNAQPLSITEISQALKRTVEDQFGYVRVRGEISRVSRPRSGHVYTTLKDDKANLDAVIWKGNASRLAFNPEEGMEVIATGKLTTFPGQSKYQIVIESLELAGEGALLALLEKTRARLAAEGLFAEGRKRPLPFLPRTIGVVTSPTGSVIRDILHRLADRFPSHVIVWPVLVQGQGAAEQVAGAIRGFSGLAEDGAVARPDVVIVARGGGSIEDLWGFNEEAVVRAIAECTIPVISAVGHETDTTLADYAADRRAPTPTAAAEMAVPVRADLAATLTDFGGRQRRAVHRPVELGRERLEARLRRMPSGEALLQPQAQRLDELSERLRRGLTDRAGKGREQLAGVASRLSPSVLIRSHAEGRRQLERARLTPALVERPIATARDRLAALARIASQLHPEKPLERGYAIVRDAAGKALTGKAQAAAERRLTLQFKDGELGVGVGDAVPPASPLAPAPKPPPKTRKAAPPPGQDDLFG; the protein is encoded by the coding sequence ATGGCGCGCGCTCCTTCTTCTTCCGACACCGACGGGCTGCCAAAGAGCCTGCTAGCGCGCGTGCCACCGGGCGACAACGCCCAGCCGCTCTCGATCACCGAGATTTCGCAGGCGTTGAAGCGCACGGTGGAGGACCAGTTCGGCTATGTCCGCGTGCGCGGGGAGATTTCGCGGGTTTCGCGGCCGCGCTCGGGGCATGTCTACACCACGTTGAAAGACGACAAGGCCAATCTCGATGCGGTGATCTGGAAGGGCAATGCAAGCCGCCTTGCCTTCAACCCCGAAGAGGGGATGGAGGTGATCGCAACCGGCAAGCTGACCACTTTCCCCGGCCAGTCGAAATACCAGATCGTGATCGAGAGCCTCGAACTGGCGGGCGAGGGGGCTTTGCTGGCGCTGCTGGAGAAAACCCGCGCGCGGCTGGCGGCAGAGGGACTGTTTGCAGAAGGGCGCAAGCGTCCGCTGCCCTTCCTGCCGCGCACCATCGGCGTTGTGACCTCGCCAACCGGATCGGTTATTCGGGACATCCTTCACAGGCTCGCGGATCGCTTCCCCAGCCATGTGATTGTGTGGCCCGTTCTGGTGCAGGGGCAGGGCGCAGCCGAGCAAGTAGCGGGGGCGATCCGAGGGTTTTCAGGGCTTGCGGAAGATGGAGCGGTGGCGCGGCCCGATGTGGTGATCGTTGCGCGCGGCGGCGGATCGATTGAAGACCTGTGGGGCTTCAATGAGGAGGCGGTGGTGCGCGCGATTGCAGAATGTACCATTCCGGTTATTTCTGCCGTGGGCCACGAAACCGATACAACGCTGGCAGACTACGCCGCAGACCGCCGCGCTCCCACTCCCACGGCGGCTGCCGAGATGGCGGTGCCGGTGCGCGCAGACCTTGCCGCGACGCTTACCGACTTTGGCGGAAGACAGCGCCGCGCGGTGCACCGGCCGGTGGAACTGGGGCGCGAGCGGCTGGAGGCACGGCTCCGCCGGATGCCCAGCGGCGAGGCCCTGCTCCAACCCCAAGCCCAGCGGCTCGATGAACTGTCCGAGCGATTGCGGCGGGGGCTGACCGATCGTGCGGGCAAGGGACGTGAGCAGCTGGCGGGTGTCGCTTCTCGCCTGTCGCCCAGCGTGCTGATCCGCTCCCATGCCGAGGGGAGGCGGCAATTGGAGCGTGCGAGGCTCACACCTGCACTGGTCGAGCGCCCGATCGCCACAGCGCGCGACCGGCTGGCCGCGCTGGCGCGGATTGCGAGCCAGCTTCATCCCGAAAAGCCGCTCGAGCGCGGGTATGCGATTGTGCGCGATGCTGCGGGCAAGGCGCTGACCGGCAAGGCGCAGGCGGCGGCAGAGCGCAGGCTTACCCTGCAATTCAAGGATGGCGAGCTGGGCGTCGGCGTTGGAGATGCCGTCCCACCCGCTTCGCCTCTCGCTCCGGCTCCCAAACCGCCGCCAAAAACACGCAAAGCTGCACCGCCACCGGGCCAAGATGATTTGTTCGGCTAG
- a CDS encoding iron-sulfur cluster assembly accessory protein — MTDTKTAERPAAIILTKGAEERVAHLMSQAPEDAIGVKLSTPRRGCSGLAYSVDYVTEEAKFDEKIETPGGTFYIDGASVLYLIGSTMDWVEDDFTAGFVFENPNAKGACGCGESFMV, encoded by the coding sequence ATGACTGACACAAAGACCGCAGAACGCCCTGCCGCGATCATCCTTACCAAAGGAGCCGAGGAGCGCGTTGCGCATCTGATGAGCCAAGCCCCTGAGGACGCGATTGGCGTCAAACTTTCGACCCCGCGTCGCGGCTGTTCGGGCCTCGCATACTCGGTCGACTACGTCACCGAAGAGGCAAAGTTCGACGAAAAGATCGAGACACCTGGCGGCACCTTTTACATTGACGGCGCTTCGGTGCTCTATCTGATCGGGTCGACCATGGATTGGGTCGAGGACGACTTCACCGCCGGATTCGTATTCGAAAACCCCAATGCCAAGGGCGCTTGCGGGTGCGGCGAAAGCTTTATGGTCTGA
- the purD gene encoding phosphoribosylamine--glycine ligase, whose amino-acid sequence MNVLLLGSGGREHALAWKLAQSPSLTKLYAAPGNPGIAEEAECVSLDVTDHSAVVGFCRDHAIGLVVIGPEAPLVDGLADSLRAADIPAFGPSKAAAQLEGSKGFTKDLCARAGIPTGGYVRTHSLEEATAALGKFTAPYVLKADGLAAGKGVVIAATDAEAEEALADMFGGQFGEAGAQVVIEEFLAGEEASFFALTDGKSVVPFGTAQDHKQVGEGDVGPNTGGMGAYSPAPVLTPELQARALAEIIQPTVDTMAAEGMPYSGVLYAGLMLTATGPQLIEYNCRFGDPECQVLMMRYQGDLAALMMACAKGKLAGAEADFADKTALTVVMAAKGYPGTPEKGGEIDLGAAAAGGAKVFHAGTKGSEDGGLVANGGRVLNVTAMGGNVTEAQRSAYEALDKVDFPSGFCRRDIGWKEVAREGE is encoded by the coding sequence ATGAATGTCCTGTTGCTTGGTTCGGGTGGCCGCGAACATGCGCTGGCATGGAAGCTGGCGCAATCCCCGTCGCTTACCAAGCTTTACGCTGCGCCCGGAAATCCGGGGATCGCGGAGGAAGCGGAATGCGTTTCGCTGGATGTGACCGACCATAGTGCAGTTGTCGGCTTCTGCCGCGACCATGCCATCGGTCTGGTGGTGATCGGACCCGAAGCGCCCTTGGTTGATGGTCTTGCTGACAGCTTGCGCGCCGCTGACATCCCCGCCTTCGGCCCCTCCAAAGCCGCCGCGCAGCTCGAAGGCTCCAAAGGCTTCACCAAGGATCTCTGCGCCCGCGCGGGCATCCCGACCGGCGGCTATGTGCGCACCCACTCACTCGAAGAAGCAACCGCCGCGCTCGGCAAATTCACTGCGCCCTATGTGCTCAAGGCCGACGGCCTCGCAGCGGGCAAAGGCGTGGTGATCGCTGCGACCGACGCCGAGGCCGAAGAGGCGCTTGCCGACATGTTCGGCGGGCAATTCGGGGAAGCGGGCGCGCAGGTTGTGATCGAGGAATTCCTCGCGGGCGAAGAGGCAAGCTTCTTTGCGCTGACCGATGGTAAGAGTGTGGTCCCCTTCGGCACCGCGCAGGACCACAAGCAGGTCGGCGAGGGCGACGTCGGCCCCAACACTGGCGGTATGGGCGCCTATTCCCCCGCGCCGGTGCTCACGCCGGAACTGCAGGCCCGCGCCTTGGCCGAGATCATCCAGCCGACGGTCGACACAATGGCGGCCGAGGGCATGCCCTATTCGGGCGTGCTCTATGCCGGGCTGATGCTGACCGCGACCGGCCCGCAGCTGATCGAATACAATTGCCGCTTTGGCGATCCCGAATGCCAGGTGCTGATGATGCGTTATCAGGGCGATCTGGCCGCGCTGATGATGGCCTGCGCGAAGGGCAAATTGGCAGGCGCGGAGGCGGATTTCGCAGACAAAACCGCGCTCACCGTGGTGATGGCAGCGAAAGGCTATCCCGGTACGCCAGAAAAGGGCGGCGAGATTGATCTAGGGGCTGCGGCAGCGGGCGGCGCAAAGGTCTTCCACGCCGGAACCAAGGGCAGCGAAGACGGCGGCCTGGTCGCCAATGGAGGCCGCGTGCTCAACGTGACGGCGATGGGCGGCAATGTGACCGAGGCCCAACGCAGCGCCTATGAAGCGCTCGACAAAGTGGACTTTCCGAGCGGCTTTTGCAGGCGCGACATCGGCTGGAAGGAAGTGGCGCGGGAGGGGGAATGA
- a CDS encoding SufS family cysteine desulfurase: MNAPSTLTRDLRADFPGLVTREGAPWHYLDTAATAQKPRQVIEAMARAMGEDYATVHRGVYSRSADMTLAYEAARRRIAQFVGGGDNEIVFTRGATEAINLVANSWGRANLKPGDRILLSQLEHHSNIVPWQMLAEAVGAQIDVVPLTSDHRIDLDAAESMLTERHRLVAFAHVSNVLGSVLDARRAAELAHKVGAKLLLDGCQAVPHMPVNVAVLDCDFYVFSAHKLYGPTGIGALWARADILEAMPPWEGGGSMIDRVTFEKTTYDAPPQRFEAGTPAITEAIAFAAAADYVAEVGFNAMHEAETSLVTRLRRELVAMNDVTVFGPEDSAGIVSFAIDGIHPHDLGTILDESNVAIRAGHHCAQPLMDYLGVPATARASFGLYSTEADVDALLDGITRTRRIFGKAS, from the coding sequence GTGAATGCCCCTTCGACCTTGACCCGCGACTTGCGCGCTGACTTTCCCGGTCTTGTGACTCGCGAAGGCGCGCCGTGGCATTATCTCGACACCGCTGCGACCGCGCAAAAGCCTCGCCAGGTGATTGAGGCGATGGCGCGCGCAATGGGCGAGGATTACGCGACGGTTCACCGAGGGGTCTATTCGCGCTCTGCCGACATGACTCTGGCCTATGAGGCTGCGCGGCGACGGATTGCGCAATTTGTCGGAGGCGGCGACAACGAGATTGTCTTCACTCGCGGCGCGACCGAGGCGATCAATCTGGTTGCGAACAGCTGGGGCAGGGCGAACCTTAAACCCGGCGACCGCATTCTGCTTTCGCAGCTCGAGCACCACTCCAATATCGTCCCGTGGCAGATGCTCGCAGAGGCTGTGGGCGCGCAAATCGATGTTGTGCCGCTGACCTCCGATCACCGGATCGACCTCGATGCAGCAGAGTCGATGTTGACCGAGCGCCATAGGCTGGTTGCCTTTGCGCATGTCTCAAACGTTCTAGGGAGCGTGCTCGACGCGCGGCGCGCCGCTGAGCTCGCTCACAAAGTGGGGGCCAAGCTGCTGCTCGATGGCTGTCAGGCGGTCCCGCATATGCCGGTGAATGTCGCGGTGCTCGATTGCGACTTCTATGTTTTCAGCGCGCACAAGCTCTACGGCCCGACCGGGATCGGTGCGCTATGGGCGCGCGCGGACATTCTTGAGGCCATGCCGCCATGGGAAGGCGGCGGCTCGATGATCGACCGCGTTACCTTCGAAAAGACCACATACGATGCGCCACCGCAGCGCTTTGAGGCGGGCACCCCCGCTATTACCGAGGCAATCGCCTTTGCCGCTGCTGCCGATTACGTCGCTGAAGTTGGGTTCAATGCCATGCACGAGGCGGAAACCAGCCTTGTGACGCGCTTGCGGCGCGAGTTGGTCGCTATGAACGATGTGACCGTTTTCGGGCCAGAAGACTCCGCTGGCATCGTCAGCTTTGCAATCGACGGCATCCACCCGCACGACCTCGGCACGATCCTCGATGAGAGCAATGTCGCGATCCGCGCAGGCCATCATTGCGCACAGCCGCTTATGGATTATCTCGGCGTCCCCGCCACAGCGCGCGCGAGCTTCGGCCTCTATTCGACTGAGGCGGATGTCGACGCGCTGCTTGACGGGATTACCCGCACCCGCCGGATTTTTGGGAAAGCATCATGA
- a CDS encoding EI24 domain-containing protein yields the protein MSAVFEALAKAFGQLSDTAILRVVAKSILVTLLVFAALGIALYHGLIWVGASQSAAANGWIEAAAAVLLVALAGWFLFRVVALAVLQFFADEIVAAVEARHFPEAACRAKPLPFRRDLANSLRGAGRAIGVNLLALPVALVLLITGVGPAILFLLVNAWLLGRELTDMAWLRHCQGDIAGNPVARSDRFILGAIVAAMLMVPFVGFIAPILGAAAGTHLTHRAIAAREGAEHA from the coding sequence ATGAGCGCGGTTTTCGAAGCCCTTGCCAAAGCGTTTGGCCAGCTGAGTGACACGGCGATCCTGCGCGTAGTGGCGAAGTCGATCCTCGTGACTTTACTGGTCTTCGCCGCACTGGGGATCGCGCTCTACCACGGGCTGATTTGGGTTGGAGCAAGCCAGAGCGCAGCCGCAAATGGATGGATCGAAGCCGCTGCGGCAGTGCTGCTGGTTGCGTTGGCGGGATGGTTCTTGTTCCGGGTCGTGGCGCTCGCAGTCTTGCAGTTCTTCGCGGACGAGATCGTCGCAGCGGTCGAAGCGAGGCACTTTCCCGAAGCCGCTTGCCGCGCGAAGCCACTGCCCTTCCGCCGCGATCTTGCGAATTCATTGCGCGGAGCCGGGCGTGCGATTGGGGTGAACCTGCTGGCTTTGCCGGTTGCGCTGGTGCTGCTCATCACCGGTGTGGGTCCAGCGATCCTGTTCCTGCTCGTCAATGCCTGGTTGCTGGGCCGAGAGCTGACCGACATGGCGTGGCTGCGCCATTGCCAAGGTGACATTGCAGGCAATCCGGTCGCGAGATCTGATCGCTTTATACTCGGAGCCATTGTGGCGGCCATGCTGATGGTGCCGTTTGTCGGGTTCATAGCTCCGATCCTTGGTGCAGCAGCGGGGACGCACCTGACCCACCGGGCCATCGCAGCCCGCGAAGGCGCCGAACATGCTTAG
- a CDS encoding M23 family metallopeptidase, giving the protein MAEQPAPAPPPAMPPEWVFSGELTQGGYIRGRAPAGTVQASLGDQALALSDDGTFFAAFDRDSADSLALTATLGGGEIVREQLTITPRDWQIERVNVARRPGGASASFMQRRQPELDAIWDARQRQTGAQGWSQDFIWPVKGRISGRFGRQRIYRGEPGGYHSGIDIAPGNGVPFVAPADGVVVLARTGFSLEGGLIIIDHGQGLNSAFLHASRIVVEEGQAVRQGEHIGNVGSTGRATGPHLHWSLKWHLSRLDPLLFAGPMN; this is encoded by the coding sequence ATGGCGGAACAACCCGCGCCAGCCCCTCCACCCGCGATGCCGCCCGAATGGGTGTTCTCGGGCGAGCTGACCCAAGGCGGCTATATTCGCGGCAGAGCGCCAGCAGGTACGGTGCAGGCTTCGCTGGGCGATCAGGCGCTCGCACTTTCAGACGACGGCACATTCTTCGCCGCGTTTGACCGTGACAGCGCCGATTCGCTCGCACTGACGGCTACGCTTGGCGGCGGCGAGATCGTGCGCGAGCAACTGACAATCACCCCGCGCGACTGGCAGATCGAACGCGTCAATGTCGCGCGCAGGCCTGGCGGAGCGAGCGCGAGCTTTATGCAGCGCCGCCAGCCGGAACTCGACGCGATCTGGGATGCTCGCCAGCGCCAGACCGGCGCGCAAGGGTGGTCGCAGGACTTCATCTGGCCAGTCAAAGGGCGCATTTCAGGCCGCTTTGGCCGCCAACGCATCTATCGCGGTGAGCCGGGCGGCTACCATTCGGGCATCGACATCGCACCCGGCAACGGAGTGCCCTTTGTCGCGCCCGCTGACGGCGTGGTGGTGCTCGCGCGGACCGGATTCAGCCTCGAAGGCGGGCTTATCATCATCGATCACGGGCAGGGGCTTAACAGCGCCTTCCTTCATGCCTCACGCATCGTGGTCGAGGAAGGTCAGGCGGTCCGTCAGGGCGAGCATATCGGCAATGTCGGATCGACCGGCCGCGCGACGGGTCCGCATCTGCACTGGAGCCTGAAGTGGCACCTATCGCGGCTCGATCCGCTGCTATTCGCGGGGCCGATGAACTGA